The following proteins are co-located in the Canis aureus isolate CA01 chromosome X, VMU_Caureus_v.1.0, whole genome shotgun sequence genome:
- the SPRY3 gene encoding protein sprouty homolog 3: MDAAVTDDFQQILPIEQLRSTHASNDYVERPPVPCKQALSSPSLIVQTHKSDWSLATMPTALPRSLSQCHQLQPLPQHLSQSSIASSMSHSTTASDQRLLASITPSPSGQSIIRTQPGAGAHPKVDGALKGEAEQSAVHPSEHLFICEECGRCKCVLCTAARPLPSCWLCNQRCLCSAESLLDYGTCLCCVKGLFYHCSTDDEDNCADEPCSCGPSSCFVRWAAMSLISLFLPCLCCYLPTRGCLHLCQQGYDSLRRPGCRCKRHTNTVCRKISSGSAPFPKAQEKSV, translated from the coding sequence ATGGATGCTGCAGTGACAGATGATTTCCAACAAATTCTCCCTATCGAACAGCTGCGCTCTACTCATGCTAGCAATGATTATGTGGAACGGCCTCCAGTCCCCTGTAAACAGGCCCTCTCCAGCCCTTCCCTTATAGTGCAAACCCACAAATCTGATTGGTCCCTGGCTACCATGCCTACTGCTCTTCCCCGCAGTCTCAGCCAGTGCCATCAATTGCAGCCCTTGCCTCAGCATCTGAGCCAATCTAGCATTGCCAGCTCAATGTCCCATAGCACCACTGCCTCTGATCAAAGGCTCTTGGCCAGCATTACACCCTCACCTTCAGGCCAGTCCATCATCCGAACCCAGCCTGGAGCAGGGGCCCACCCAAAGGTGGATGGTGCTCTGAAGGGAGAAGCTGAGCAATCTGCAGTGCACCCCAGTGAGCACCTCTTCATTTGCGAGGAGTGTGGGCGCTGCAAATGTGTCCTCTGCACAGCAGCTCGtcctctcccctcctgctggCTGTGCAACCAGCGTTGCCTTTGCTCTGCCGAGAGCCTCCTCGATTATGGCACTTGTCTCTGCTGTGTTAAGGGCCTCTTCTACCACTGCTCCACTGATGATGAAGACAACTGCGCTGATGAGCCCTGCTCCTGTGGGCCTAGCTCTTGCTTTGTCCGCTGGGCAGCCATGAGCCTCAtctccctcttcctaccttgCCTGTGCTGCTACCTGCCTACCCGTGGATGCCTCCATCTGTGCCAGCAGGGCTATGATAGCCTCAGGCGACCAGGCTGCCGCTGTAAGAGGCACACCAACACTGTGTGCAGGAAAATCTCTTCTGGTAGTGCACCGTTCCCTAAGGCCCAGGAAAAGTCTGTATGA